The nucleotide sequence GTGCCCCCACAGGACGCTGCTGCGGGCGATCGGCATGGACTGGAACCGCTCGAAGATGCCGCCCTGCAGGTCGAGGAACAGCCGATACGACGTGTACGCGACCCCGGAGGCGATCGTGATGAGCAGGATCCCTGGCAGCAGGTAGTTGACGTACGAGCTGCTGGATCCGGTGTTGATCGCCCCGCCGAGCACGTACACGAACAGCAGCATCAGCGCGATCGGCGTGACCGCGGTGGTGATGATGGTGTCGGGACTGCGCAGGATGTGGCGGAGCGAGCGCCCGGTGAGCACACCGGTGTCGCTGAGAACGGTGGCGGTCATCGTGCTTTCCTTCCTGTGGCGGCCGCGCCGTCGGTGCGGTCGGTGGTGGTGTCGGTGTCGGCGTTCTCGCCGCTGTCGTCTCCCGTGTCGCCGACGAGGGCGAGGAAGACCTCCTCGAGCGTCGGCTGCTTCTCGACGTATTCGACCTTCGCGGCGGGGAGCAGCCGCTTGAGCTCGTCGAGGGTGCCGTTCTGGATGATCGTGCCCTTGTGGAGGATGGCGATCCGGTCGGCGAGCTGCTCGGCCTCGTCCAGGTACTGCGTGGTGAGCAGCACCGTGGTGCCCTGCCCGGCGAGGCGCTTGACCGTGTCCCAGACTTCGATCCGCGCCTGCGGGTCGAGTCCGGTGGTCGGCTCGTCGAGGAAGATGATCGGCGGGTTGCCGATCAGGCTCATCGCGATGTCGAGCCGGCGCCGCATCCCACCGGAGTAGGTTGCCGCCTTGCGCTTGCCGGCGTCGGTGAGCGAGAAGCGGGCGAGGAGGTCGTCGGCGATGCCGGCCGGGTCCTTCAGGTGGCGGAGCTTGGCGATGAGGATGAGGTTCTCGCGTCCGCTGAGCACCTCATCCACCGCCGCGAACTGCCCGGTGAGGCTGATCGCGCCGCGGACGTCGCCCGGCTTGGCCGCCACATCCACCCCCTGCACGGTGGCGGTGCCGCCGTCTGCGCGGAGGAGGGTGCTGAGGATGCGGACCAGCGTCGTCTTGCCGGCCCCGTTGGAGCCGAGCAGCGCGAAGATGGTGCCCGCCTGCACGTCGAAGTCGACCCCGCGGAGCACTTCGATGTCTTTGAACGATTTCTGGATGCCGCGGACGCTGATCGCGGTTGCGCTCATTTCTTCTCCTCCTGTTCTGCCTCCTGGACCGCCTTGATGAGGCGGGCCCGCTCCTTGTCGATCCACTTCACGCCGCCGTACGACTCCGTGTAGGTCTCGGCGAAGTCGATGGGGTCGCCCCCGACGAGCTCGCTGATCGGCGTGCCGTCGATGGCGGCGCGCTCCCACATGTCGGCGAAATCGGTGAGCATCGTGACGAGCGTGTCGCCGTCGGTGATGCCGCCGTTGTACATGAAGTACCGCTCGAACGCCTTCGCGGCGCCGCGGTACGGCTCCGGCAGGGCCTGCACGCGGGCCTTGTACTGCCGGTACTGCTTCTTCTGCTCGAGGGATCCGGTGATCGTCTCGATCCACTTCGCTGCCATGATCAGTTGTCTCCTTCGTGGAGCTGTTCGATCCGCTCTGCGAGGAAGCTCCACGTCCTCCAGAACTCTTCGAGGTAGTCACGACCCCGGGCGTTGAGGGAGTACACCTTGCGGGGCGGACCCTTCTCGGATGGAACCTTCTCGACATCCACCAGCCCGCGCTGTTCGACCCGGACGAGGAGGGCGTAGATCGTGCCCTCCGCGATGTCGGCGAACCCCTGGTCGCGCAGCCATGCGGTGATCTCGTACCCGTATGCGGGCCGACGCGACAGGATGGCGAGCACGATGCCCTCGAGCGTCCCCTTGAGCATCTCGGTCTCTTGCTTGCCCATGGGACCCTCCTTCCTGCTTGCTAGTCAGTGTTGCTGATTACCGGTACATAGTAAGCATGAGTACCGGTAGATAGCAACACTGAATAGCTATCTTTTTTGGGAAGGGGATGGCGTGGGGTTCGGTAGACTCGACGGGCCAGCCTCTGTAGCTCAATGGAAGAGCAGTTCCGTCCTAAGGAAACGGTTGGGGGTTCGAGTCCCTCCAGGGGCACCAAAATTTCTAATGCTTGCACACGAAGCATTAGAATTTAGATGAGGTCATCGCGCGCCAAGGGCGACCTTCTTGCTCGCCATAAATCACCTGGATGCTCGCGGGAACGATGCAGCATCGTTGGCAGATGTTTCAGTCCCGCAAGGTATCTACCGCCGGTACATGCTGGTATTCGCTGGGCGATTCGCATGCACCGATAGTGTTGTCGATGTCACCACAATCGATATATGCCCGGCGGGGCACAAAAGGTGGTGGGAATTGGGGGAACGCCGTGCCGTCGATCGAAGAAGAAATCGCTTCCTGGGTCAATCAGCGACCAGATTGGATTCGCATTCTGGCAGCCCAGATTCTCGAGGCCGGCGGCGTGGATGAGCAATTCGCCGAATCGCTAGCGGCGGATCTTGTGGCGAAGAAGGCTCTTCCCAAGCCGGCCGAGCTTTCTGCCGAGGACCTGCCTACTTCGGCGAGCGGTGGAGCGAGAGTCGAATTGGTATCGATCGGCGACCTTGTCAATGTCAATGCGTTGGCCGATGGGGGACAACTGGTTTTTGGTGAGTCTGGCTTGACGGTGGTGTATGGCGACAACGGAAGTGGCAAGTCGGGCTTCGCTCGTCTGGTTAAGGACGTCGTCGGTGCACGGCATCGGCAAGAGATTCTGCCTAACGCCTTCAACCCCAAAGCGCCCAAAGACCAGAGCGCGGTCATCACCTACCGTATAGATGGTAAACCGCATACAATCACCTGGCCGCAGGGCACTGATCCAGAGCTTCGCCAGGTCCATTTCTACGACGAGGCTTGTGGAGACCATTACCTCATCAATGACACCGAACTCAGCTATCGGCCTTCAGCGCTAAATGTGCTTGATCAGCTTGTTGAGGCGGCGGATATGCTCCGGAGTGCGCTGGACCGTGAGCTTGCGAAAGTGGCTGGGAAGCCGCATGAGATTCCGGGGCTTACTGCGTCGTCGGCGGCTAGAAAGTTCGCGTCTTCCCTCAGCGCGAATACGACGGATCAGCAGATTGATTCGGCGGTTGAGCTACCTGCAGATGCGGAGGCACAGTTGGCCACGCTCGTGCAAGAAGAGGGGCGGCTCCAATCGACCAATCCTTCGACGGAGAAGACGCGACTTACTAAGGCCGCTGCAGCGCTGGACCTCATGGCTGATCATCTCGACGATTTCGATGAATTTCTGAGTCCGGCGGCTTCAGCTAAAGTCGAAGAACTCTTGAGTAATGCGCGCGCTCTTCGCGCGGCAGCGGATTTGGCTTCGAAGACCAACTTCACGAATGAACCGCTAGAAGGCGTGGGGACAGCATCATGGCGCGCCTTGTGGGAGGCGGCGGAGAACTATTCGAAGCAAGTCGCTTATCATGAGCACGATTTTCCCTATGTGAGTGATGACGCTCGTTGTCCTCTTTGCCAGCAACCGCTTGCCGACGACGCATCCATGCGGCTGACTCGTTTTCAAGAATTTGTTCACGATGTAACAGCCAAAAGAGCCAAGGAAGCCGAAGCGGCAGCACAGCACGCGATCTCTTCCCTGGTGCAATTTGAGGTTGCTACCGTCGCCACAACGAATGCCCTTGCGGCGATTGAAGCCGAAGATCCCACGCTTGCGGATGAACTGCGGCTTGCTCTCGACACCGCCGGACTCGCTAAGGGACGAATTGGTGAACGACTGCGAACCGAAACCGAAGAGCCGGCAGTGCCACTCGCGTCAATCGACCGAGACGACCTGAAGACGCGTGCTGAATCCATTCGGCAACGCGCCGAAAAGGTTGACGCCGTAGCATTCGCTGCACGATTGAAGGAAGCAACTGACGCCAAGAACGAATTTCGAGACAGAATCGAGCTCGCCAAGCATGCCGAAAGTCTTAAGAAGGACGCTGCCCGACAGCGAGCCGAGCGAGATATCACCGCAATTAGGAACAGCGTCTCCACCCAGCCGATCACTAAGCAATCCATCGCGCTCACGCGTACCTACGTAAATGAACAAGTCAACGATCGATTCTCGCGCGAATCCGACCGTCTCGGTCTTGACCACGTCAAGTTGGATGACAAAGGCGGTGGCAAAGGAAAACTCCGCCACAAGCCAGCGCTGCTTGGTGCAACGCTCACGACCAAGACGGTCCGCGACGTACTCAGTGAAGGTGAGCAGACGGCCCTGGGGCTTGCGGGGTTGCTTACCGAAATCAACTTCGATGACTCAAAGTCCGCCCTTGTCTTGGACGACCCGATCACATCACTCGACCATGGTCGCCGTGAGAAGGTGGCACGGCGAATCGCAGCACTCGCTAGTAAGCGCCAAGTGATTGTCTTTACCCACGACCTGACGTTTCTGGGAGACCTGATCCGAGCAGCTGATGAAGAGGACGTTCCTATCGAGGAGCGCTCGATCGTCAAGGATAAGGGTGTCCCGGGTGCCGTCCTGGCCATGCATCCGTGGAAGGCGAAGGATGCAAAGAAGCGCATTGGAGACCTCCGGGCCGACCTCGCGAAACTCAAGAAGGATCAATTGGCCCTTTCTACAGAGGAATACGACAACCGGGTTCAGCTTTGGGCGGGGAAGCTTTCTGAGACTTGGGAGCGCATCGTGCGAAATGACGTAGTCGGCAAAGTTGTAGACCGTGGAACTACCGAAGTGCGCCCCAAGATGATCAAGCTTCTAGCCAAGATCACGGCGGAGGACAATTCCGATTTCCAGAGCGGATACAGTCAGGTCTCGAAGTGGGCACCCCGCCACGACAAGAGCGAAGAAGTCAATTTCGTGGCGCCGTCGATCGACGACATGGAAGCCGAACTTAATCGCGCCGAGGCGTGGTGGAAGAAGATGGTCGCGTACGCCAATTAATTTCGCCGTGGTACGCGTGCTGACGAGGCCGGATTCCGTGTCCGATCCTGCACCTCGACACCTGTCTCGATCGGCGTCTTCTTCACCGTCTTGTCATTGAACCCGGCCGCTGGATCTCTCGCGAGTCGGCCAGACTCGAGTGTTGCCGGGTGCCTTTAGTCGCGGCTCTGATCATTCCGTCGCGGCCAAGGTGCTACGCGGTTGTCGGCGAAGCTATCACGTTGAAGTCGTTGCCGGTCCGAACGATGAGGGTGATGCCGAGCCGGTGGAGCAATTCGACCAGATCCTCTGACGGTCGCCCCGGCAGCAGGATGACAGGGGTCGCGGCAATCTTCGCCTTTTCGGCGACGTAAACGTAGTCGAGCACTTGACCTATGGCGGTTCGAACGTATTCGCGACCGGAAGACTTCTTGGCTTCAACGATCCACCCGCGCGATTCGACGAACAGATCGGGCTCAATGAGCGCATCCCCCGATGCGAGCAGCAATCGCTTGATCATTTCGCCTTGGTTCAAGAGCCAGACGCCGAAGGCGGCTTGGAGTTCGAATTCAATGCGTGAAACGGTCCGATCGCCAGGGATGTCGCTGCCGTCCCCCGCAATCACGACATCCGTCGCGTCGGGCGGACTCCAAGTTGCAAGTTGCGCAAGACCGGTTGGCTCGGAAGCTGGAGCCAACAGTCGGCTGTCCGCATGCACCGGCACGAGGTTGAAGACAATGCCGTTGCGGGGGATGTTATCTCTATCCGGGATTGTGCGGGGCCAGAATGTGGGTGTCCCAGTGGTGAACTCGCCGACATACGTCACAGATGTGCCATTCACGGTGAACAGCCGGATGGGTCGCCCAGTCACGCTTGAGTCTCTGATCGCGAGGTTTCCACGTGTAAACCTCTGATCGCCTCGCTGACCTGCTCCTGTGTAGGAGTACGAGCCGTCGGGCTGGAGTCCCTCGTAGAGGTGGTAACCGAAGCCGGCTCCACTCGCGGGGTCCGTGAAAGCAATGATGTCCGGCAAACTCCTTAGAGTCACTATGCCGTTACGAGCACTTCCTCCATAGGCGGCATGCAGCTCACGCCGGAGGACTGTGTCGCCGGGTTCGAGCGTCCAGGTGGGCGGCGTCACGAAGGTGCGTCTTACGAAGCGTGCGCGGACGGCCGCCGCCTGGTCGTCGGTGAGCTTCCATCGTGTGGTTCCGTCCTGAAGGATGCCGTATCGGCCTCGCAGCGCATCCCGAATCTGCTTCTGGCTCACGTTGAGTTCCAGGGACAGATGCGCAGGAGTTATGTCGGCCACTCCCCGACGCTATTGATCACATGTAATGCCAGCAACCCCCACGAATGGTGACGATCCGAGGATGGGCCGCGCAGGGCCAGCACCACTTAGATTGCGAAGCTACTCTTCGCTGCTCAGAGGCGGCTACCCGCGGTCGGTCCCCGGTAAAGCTAGATACCCGCGCAGGTACTCCCGCAGCGACTTATCGCACACATACACGTACGTCCCGCGGATTCCTCGCGTCAACAGGACGGCGTAGATGTTGACGACGTATTCGAGGATGTCCGCGTCTGTGTAGGTGATACCGCGACGCTTGTTGTTCTCCATCCCCTTGGTGTCGAAGTAGTTCGACCGGTCGAAGATGAGCCTGTGGTTGGCGGAGTCGTATCGAAGGTCTTGGCCGATGATGACCCCGGCATAGTTGAGGTCGTAGCCCTGGATCGTGTGAATGGAGCCAACCTCTGAGAGGGATGTGGGCGAGGAGACCCAATCCTTCTGAGTCCTGTTCCATCGCAGACGCTCGCCGTCGATCTCGATGTCATAGGCGCTTGGGTCCTTCTTGCTTTGCCATTTCCACGCATAGCCGGCCACTAAACGGGCAAGCCCGATCTCGGCGTCTCGCCGCTCGATCTCCTCGCGCATGCGACCAACGTCGTCGAAGAACCGTAGATCGTAGCCAGGGAACGAGCGCGGTGCCACCTCGTCGCCTCGAAGGATCCGCCTGACGTAGGGGGTATATTCGTCGCCGGCGCGGACCCTCAGTTGCGACCGCAGCGGGTAGTAGCGGTACGCCTTCTGTGCAGTGGTGACCAGCGCTGCCATCACGTCCGTCGGAAGATCGGCCGGTCGCACGCTCTGTTCGGGGTCGACCAAAAGGATCTGGTGAGTACTTCGCACACGGATCCAATCCAGTTGGGTGTACTCGTCGGTATCCCGGCCAAAGAGGGACTCGTTAATGGCGGCGAAGGCGGCGTTGAGTGGACCGGCTGATTGATTGGCTCGATGGTTCAGACGGTGCGCCTCATCGACGACCAGCAGGTCGAAGGAACGCTTCGATTTGCCCACGTCGAACGGCGTCATCACCGGAACATCCTTCAGACCTGGTGTGAGCGCGAAGACCCTTTGGAGAGTGGCGCGGAGAGATTGCTGCGGTACGACCAAACCGACGGTGAAATTCCTGAGCAACTCGGCGTTCTCCGGGACGAAGAATTCCGCGAAGACCGTCTCCTCGTCAGGATCGTCTTGCCAGGACTGTGTACGGATATCGCTCAACAATTTGAGCAGATAGACAGCGACGACTGTCTTCCCGGTTCCGGGGTCACCCTGAATGACGATCGGCTCAACCACACCGCCG is from Leifsonia sp. 466MF and encodes:
- a CDS encoding ABC transporter ATP-binding protein, with protein sequence MSATAISVRGIQKSFKDIEVLRGVDFDVQAGTIFALLGSNGAGKTTLVRILSTLLRADGGTATVQGVDVAAKPGDVRGAISLTGQFAAVDEVLSGRENLILIAKLRHLKDPAGIADDLLARFSLTDAGKRKAATYSGGMRRRLDIAMSLIGNPPIIFLDEPTTGLDPQARIEVWDTVKRLAGQGTTVLLTTQYLDEAEQLADRIAILHKGTIIQNGTLDELKRLLPAAKVEYVEKQPTLEEVFLALVGDTGDDSGENADTDTTTDRTDGAAATGRKAR
- a CDS encoding DUF1048 domain-containing protein; translation: MAAKWIETITGSLEQKKQYRQYKARVQALPEPYRGAAKAFERYFMYNGGITDGDTLVTMLTDFADMWERAAIDGTPISELVGGDPIDFAETYTESYGGVKWIDKERARLIKAVQEAEQEEKK
- a CDS encoding PadR family transcriptional regulator, which gives rise to MGKQETEMLKGTLEGIVLAILSRRPAYGYEITAWLRDQGFADIAEGTIYALLVRVEQRGLVDVEKVPSEKGPPRKVYSLNARGRDYLEEFWRTWSFLAERIEQLHEGDN
- a CDS encoding AAA family ATPase, with amino-acid sequence MPSIEEEIASWVNQRPDWIRILAAQILEAGGVDEQFAESLAADLVAKKALPKPAELSAEDLPTSASGGARVELVSIGDLVNVNALADGGQLVFGESGLTVVYGDNGSGKSGFARLVKDVVGARHRQEILPNAFNPKAPKDQSAVITYRIDGKPHTITWPQGTDPELRQVHFYDEACGDHYLINDTELSYRPSALNVLDQLVEAADMLRSALDRELAKVAGKPHEIPGLTASSAARKFASSLSANTTDQQIDSAVELPADAEAQLATLVQEEGRLQSTNPSTEKTRLTKAAAALDLMADHLDDFDEFLSPAASAKVEELLSNARALRAAADLASKTNFTNEPLEGVGTASWRALWEAAENYSKQVAYHEHDFPYVSDDARCPLCQQPLADDASMRLTRFQEFVHDVTAKRAKEAEAAAQHAISSLVQFEVATVATTNALAAIEAEDPTLADELRLALDTAGLAKGRIGERLRTETEEPAVPLASIDRDDLKTRAESIRQRAEKVDAVAFAARLKEATDAKNEFRDRIELAKHAESLKKDAARQRAERDITAIRNSVSTQPITKQSIALTRTYVNEQVNDRFSRESDRLGLDHVKLDDKGGGKGKLRHKPALLGATLTTKTVRDVLSEGEQTALGLAGLLTEINFDDSKSALVLDDPITSLDHGRREKVARRIAALASKRQVIVFTHDLTFLGDLIRAADEEDVPIEERSIVKDKGVPGAVLAMHPWKAKDAKKRIGDLRADLAKLKKDQLALSTEEYDNRVQLWAGKLSETWERIVRNDVVGKVVDRGTTEVRPKMIKLLAKITAEDNSDFQSGYSQVSKWAPRHDKSEEVNFVAPSIDDMEAELNRAEAWWKKMVAYAN
- a CDS encoding DUF2075 domain-containing protein codes for the protein MTSFDVVPFDRRDANGSALVDPRLKNWPVVYVMDGQSQVYVGETLSLVSRMRQHSADCKKNALTSVRVILHDEFNKSACLDLESYLIRMFAGDGHLEVVNAVPGVRDAAYFDRERYQAYFDDIFTELRERGLFQRTVPEIINSDLFKFSPFKALSVDQAVAVEDIVEGLFEDIRGGVVEPIVIQGDPGTGKTVVAVYLLKLLSDIRTQSWQDDPDEETVFAEFFVPENAELLRNFTVGLVVPQQSLRATLQRVFALTPGLKDVPVMTPFDVGKSKRSFDLLVVDEAHRLNHRANQSAGPLNAAFAAINESLFGRDTDEYTQLDWIRVRSTHQILLVDPEQSVRPADLPTDVMAALVTTAQKAYRYYPLRSQLRVRAGDEYTPYVRRILRGDEVAPRSFPGYDLRFFDDVGRMREEIERRDAEIGLARLVAGYAWKWQSKKDPSAYDIEIDGERLRWNRTQKDWVSSPTSLSEVGSIHTIQGYDLNYAGVIIGQDLRYDSANHRLIFDRSNYFDTKGMENNKRRGITYTDADILEYVVNIYAVLLTRGIRGTYVYVCDKSLREYLRGYLALPGTDRG